One stretch of Arachis hypogaea cultivar Tifrunner chromosome 20, arahy.Tifrunner.gnm2.J5K5, whole genome shotgun sequence DNA includes these proteins:
- the LOC112784490 gene encoding tripeptidyl-peptidase 2 isoform X1 — MLFQSGHVERKYIEVPHGASWVEGTMNTSSFDTTRRFFVDAVQICPLHRPLTWRSVMTFSSPAAKSFAFKVVGGQTLELVIAQFWSSGIESQETPSVDLKVMFHGVKVNQEEIVLDGSEAPVRINAEALLASKRLAPLAILNKIRIPYRPTDAKISALTTDRDKLPSGKQILALTLTVLDFAYFLRRSYRSRGEASWRLFENHVQGYLEA, encoded by the exons ATGTTATTCCAGTCAG GCCATGTAGAAAGGAAATATATAGAAGTGCCACATGGTGCATCTTGGGTTGAGGGAACCATGAACACGTCAAGTTTTGATACAACGAGAAGATTTTTCGTGGATGCTGTTCAG ATATGTCCATTGCATAGACCGTTGACATGGAGGAGTGTGATGACTTTTTCTTCCCCTGCTGCCAAAAGCTTCGCCTTCAAGGTTGTAGGTGGTCAAACATTGGAACTAGTCATAGCTCAGTTTTGGTCAAGTGGCATAGAGAGTCAAGAGACTCCAAGTGTGGATCTGAAG GTTATGTTTCATGGTGTAAAAGTCAACCAAGAGGAAATTGTACTTGATGGGAGTGAAGCACCAGTTAGAATTAATGCTGAAGCATTACTGGCATCTAAGAGACTTGCACCTTTAGCAATACTAAACAAG ATAAGGATCCCTTATAGACCAACAGATGCTAAGATTAGTGCACTTACGACTGATCGTGACAAACTTCCCTCTGGAAAGCAGATACTTGCACTGACACTAAC TGTTTTAGACTTTGCATACTTTTTGAGGAGAAGCTATAGAAGCAGAGGAGAAGCTTCATGGCGACTTTTTGAG AACCATGTTCAGGGCTACCTTGAAGCTTGA
- the LOC112784490 gene encoding tripeptidyl-peptidase 2 isoform X4 encodes MVIPSSHVERKYIEVPHGASWVEGTMNTSSFDTTRRFFVDAVQICPLHRPLTWRSVMTFSSPAAKSFAFKVVGGQTLELVIAQFWSSGIESQETPSVDLKVMFHGVKVNQEEIVLDGSEAPVRINAEALLASKRLAPLAILNKIRIPYRPTDAKISALTTDRDKLPSGKQILALTLTVLDFAYFLRRSYRSRGEASWRLFEAEPCSGLP; translated from the exons ATGGTCATACCTTCAA GCCATGTAGAAAGGAAATATATAGAAGTGCCACATGGTGCATCTTGGGTTGAGGGAACCATGAACACGTCAAGTTTTGATACAACGAGAAGATTTTTCGTGGATGCTGTTCAG ATATGTCCATTGCATAGACCGTTGACATGGAGGAGTGTGATGACTTTTTCTTCCCCTGCTGCCAAAAGCTTCGCCTTCAAGGTTGTAGGTGGTCAAACATTGGAACTAGTCATAGCTCAGTTTTGGTCAAGTGGCATAGAGAGTCAAGAGACTCCAAGTGTGGATCTGAAG GTTATGTTTCATGGTGTAAAAGTCAACCAAGAGGAAATTGTACTTGATGGGAGTGAAGCACCAGTTAGAATTAATGCTGAAGCATTACTGGCATCTAAGAGACTTGCACCTTTAGCAATACTAAACAAG ATAAGGATCCCTTATAGACCAACAGATGCTAAGATTAGTGCACTTACGACTGATCGTGACAAACTTCCCTCTGGAAAGCAGATACTTGCACTGACACTAAC TGTTTTAGACTTTGCATACTTTTTGAGGAGAAGCTATAGAAGCAGAGGAGAAGCTTCATGGCGACTTTTTGAGGCTG AACCATGTTCAGGGCTACCTTGA
- the LOC112784490 gene encoding tripeptidyl-peptidase 2 isoform X2 — MVIPSSHVERKYIEVPHGASWVEGTMNTSSFDTTRRFFVDAVQICPLHRPLTWRSVMTFSSPAAKSFAFKVVGGQTLELVIAQFWSSGIESQETPSVDLKVMFHGVKVNQEEIVLDGSEAPVRINAEALLASKRLAPLAILNKIRIPYRPTDAKISALTTDRDKLPSGKQILALTLTVLDFAYFLRRSYRSRGEASWRLFENHVQGYLEA, encoded by the exons ATGGTCATACCTTCAA GCCATGTAGAAAGGAAATATATAGAAGTGCCACATGGTGCATCTTGGGTTGAGGGAACCATGAACACGTCAAGTTTTGATACAACGAGAAGATTTTTCGTGGATGCTGTTCAG ATATGTCCATTGCATAGACCGTTGACATGGAGGAGTGTGATGACTTTTTCTTCCCCTGCTGCCAAAAGCTTCGCCTTCAAGGTTGTAGGTGGTCAAACATTGGAACTAGTCATAGCTCAGTTTTGGTCAAGTGGCATAGAGAGTCAAGAGACTCCAAGTGTGGATCTGAAG GTTATGTTTCATGGTGTAAAAGTCAACCAAGAGGAAATTGTACTTGATGGGAGTGAAGCACCAGTTAGAATTAATGCTGAAGCATTACTGGCATCTAAGAGACTTGCACCTTTAGCAATACTAAACAAG ATAAGGATCCCTTATAGACCAACAGATGCTAAGATTAGTGCACTTACGACTGATCGTGACAAACTTCCCTCTGGAAAGCAGATACTTGCACTGACACTAAC TGTTTTAGACTTTGCATACTTTTTGAGGAGAAGCTATAGAAGCAGAGGAGAAGCTTCATGGCGACTTTTTGAG AACCATGTTCAGGGCTACCTTGAAGCTTGA
- the LOC112784490 gene encoding tripeptidyl-peptidase 2 isoform X3, producing MLFQSGHVERKYIEVPHGASWVEGTMNTSSFDTTRRFFVDAVQICPLHRPLTWRSVMTFSSPAAKSFAFKVVGGQTLELVIAQFWSSGIESQETPSVDLKVMFHGVKVNQEEIVLDGSEAPVRINAEALLASKRLAPLAILNKIRIPYRPTDAKISALTTDRDKLPSGKQILALTLTVLDFAYFLRRSYRSRGEASWRLFEAEPCSGLP from the exons ATGTTATTCCAGTCAG GCCATGTAGAAAGGAAATATATAGAAGTGCCACATGGTGCATCTTGGGTTGAGGGAACCATGAACACGTCAAGTTTTGATACAACGAGAAGATTTTTCGTGGATGCTGTTCAG ATATGTCCATTGCATAGACCGTTGACATGGAGGAGTGTGATGACTTTTTCTTCCCCTGCTGCCAAAAGCTTCGCCTTCAAGGTTGTAGGTGGTCAAACATTGGAACTAGTCATAGCTCAGTTTTGGTCAAGTGGCATAGAGAGTCAAGAGACTCCAAGTGTGGATCTGAAG GTTATGTTTCATGGTGTAAAAGTCAACCAAGAGGAAATTGTACTTGATGGGAGTGAAGCACCAGTTAGAATTAATGCTGAAGCATTACTGGCATCTAAGAGACTTGCACCTTTAGCAATACTAAACAAG ATAAGGATCCCTTATAGACCAACAGATGCTAAGATTAGTGCACTTACGACTGATCGTGACAAACTTCCCTCTGGAAAGCAGATACTTGCACTGACACTAAC TGTTTTAGACTTTGCATACTTTTTGAGGAGAAGCTATAGAAGCAGAGGAGAAGCTTCATGGCGACTTTTTGAGGCTG AACCATGTTCAGGGCTACCTTGA